A DNA window from Candidatus Thermokryptus mobilis contains the following coding sequences:
- a CDS encoding SGNH/GDSL hydrolase family protein codes for MRKKIQILNFLPVLFVFLLAFVFYACEEFSEVGNPPSLGKVDFSRVVAIGNSLTAGFQDGALFEGAQQYSYANLIVQQINSIGGNVNFVQPLISEPGIGTRLYLRSLSPLTLQQQTVTGAPKNLTHPAPFNNLAVPGAILYDVFDTTDFAAKSSARQNPFFQIVLRSKAFGPTMFHQAKALNPTFVIFWMGNNDVLGYAASGGTRGTDPTGKLPTPDVIFQLLFRQAIDSLLKINTTVKVAVANIPDVTVIPFFTTIPWFIVDPTTGSPVLDQQGRPIPLIGIKGGQPAQLGPGDLVLLTASSLIATGYGLPNVPPFNQLPNAGKPLPDEYVLDASEVAIARAAIQKFNLIIDTVVTNPTRAGRVVRVDIYSKLKDVKEHGLEIAGFKFTTDYITGGLFSLDGVHPSSRGHGIVANEFIKAINTKFGTNIPYVDVMSLPGIQLPTTAVAQGKYQIPKVPAEALKRVVDLMVGR; via the coding sequence ATGAGGAAGAAAATTCAAATTCTCAATTTTTTACCAGTTCTTTTTGTTTTTCTACTTGCTTTTGTTTTTTATGCGTGTGAAGAATTTTCGGAGGTTGGGAATCCGCCATCGCTTGGGAAAGTTGATTTTTCAAGGGTCGTTGCGATTGGGAATTCGTTGACAGCTGGTTTTCAGGATGGTGCATTGTTTGAAGGTGCTCAACAGTATTCATATGCAAATTTGATAGTTCAGCAGATCAATTCAATTGGTGGGAATGTAAATTTCGTTCAACCATTGATAAGCGAACCAGGAATAGGGACGAGGTTATATTTGAGGTCGCTTTCACCACTTACACTTCAACAGCAAACGGTGACGGGTGCTCCGAAAAACTTAACTCATCCTGCACCATTTAACAATCTTGCCGTTCCTGGCGCGATATTATATGATGTTTTTGACACGACCGATTTTGCAGCGAAATCATCTGCCCGTCAGAATCCATTTTTCCAGATTGTTTTAAGAAGCAAAGCGTTTGGTCCGACGATGTTTCATCAGGCGAAGGCATTAAATCCGACTTTTGTCATCTTTTGGATGGGAAACAATGATGTCTTAGGTTATGCTGCAAGTGGTGGAACAAGAGGAACTGATCCAACTGGAAAATTACCTACGCCGGATGTCATCTTTCAACTTCTTTTCCGACAGGCTATTGATTCACTCCTTAAGATTAACACTACTGTTAAAGTAGCTGTTGCCAATATCCCCGATGTCACTGTGATACCTTTCTTTACGACAATACCTTGGTTTATTGTTGATCCTACAACTGGCAGTCCAGTTCTTGATCAACAGGGCAGACCAATTCCGCTCATTGGAATAAAGGGAGGACAGCCAGCGCAACTTGGTCCAGGTGACCTTGTTTTGCTTACAGCGAGCTCATTGATAGCAACTGGTTACGGATTGCCGAATGTTCCACCATTTAATCAATTGCCCAATGCTGGGAAACCACTTCCTGATGAATATGTTCTTGACGCAAGTGAAGTTGCAATTGCAAGAGCTGCGATTCAAAAGTTTAATTTGATAATTGATACTGTCGTAACAAACCCGACCCGTGCGGGTAGAGTTGTCAGGGTTGATATTTATTCAAAGTTAAAAGATGTCAAAGAGCATGGGCTTGAAATCGCTGGGTTTAAATTTACGACCGATTATATAACTGGTGGGCTTTTCAGTTTGGATGGGGTTCATCCTTCATCACGGGGACACGGTATAGTTGCGAATGAATTTATAAAGGCGATAAATACAAAGTTTGGCACAAATATACCTTATGTTGATGTTATGTCTTTGCCTGGGATTCAGTTGCCAACAACCGCAGTTGCTCAAGGGAAATATCAAATTCCAAAAGTTCCAGCTGAGGCGCTTAAAAGGGTGGTTGATTTGATGGTTGGTAGATGA